Part of the Impatiens glandulifera chromosome 8, dImpGla2.1, whole genome shotgun sequence genome is shown below.
GAAAAGTTTACTAGGCTGCTGTTCTTGAGCAAGAACTCAAAAACAGTAAACccaattttgaaaattctcaaattcaaatttagagGTTTCtgatttaggttgattgatcGGATTTTACTTCAACAGAAAGCTCCAAATGATCATAAGATTATTTCccaatcaagaaatcaaataataaagcAGTATATGAAACTagtaaactaaaattaaaaaaaattcaattcaaattggTAATTTGAATTATAGTGTGATTGGAAACTTACTTGGAGTTGGAGAACAGTCATTAGCTCTCTTAGGGAAGTTTCATCCTTAATCAGAGTCTTAAGGCCTTGCACGAAAATTCCAGATTTTCAGAAAAaacttgaagctttaatggcggattttacTTAGAACTCTCTTGCCTTCAGTTTTCTCAAGGAGattatttatagcctcccaaaGTCGGTTCATCGACCAAGTGGGCTGGATTAAGTCAAACaactattaatgaaattttGGCTGTTCTCCGGCCAGTTGCCAGTATAGGCAGAAATGATGCTCCTAAGTGTAAGGGAAATGATCACCTGAGTAAGGTGATCATTTAACCTTTTGAACGAAGTCAAAAGGTGGAGAAACGATAAAGTTCCATatttgagaaatcaaagatgGTTGCGGATGTTTATCTATTCTTCGTCACGAGGAAGACGAAGACGTAGGGTGAAATGACTCTGTTTCGAGCTTTTGCGTGTGAGCGTCGAGAGAGGGCCAAAATGACGACGTTTTGGGCCTAAGCGCGGACGCTGGGAATTCCGTTGGCGATGAGTGGTCCGCGCGCGTCTGGGCTGACGTCGTTGGAGGCGTCCGTCTGCTGGTCCCCTACTGCGCAGAAGcatatcaaaacgtgttaaacgtgtcaaaaacgtgaaaaccgtgttaaacttatcaaaaattgttaacgtgttagttatgttaaaaacgtgttaaacgtgccaaaaacgtgaaaaccgtgttaattatcaaaatttgttaacgtgttagttatgttaaaaacgtgttaaacgtgccaaaaacgtaaaaaaaaaacgtgttaaatttgtcaaaaacgcgttaaacgtattaaacatgtcaaaaacgtgacaagacgtgttattagtatgaaaacgtgttaaacatgtcaaaaacttgttaaacgtgtaaaaaaaacgtgttaaacgtgtgaaaaacatgttttaagtgtgaaaacgtgataaaaatattaaaaacgtgtgaaaaacgtgttaaacatatcaaaaacgtgttaaaatgtcaaaaacgtgttaaacgtgccaaaaacgtgaaaatcgtgttaaacttatcaaaaacgtgttaaacgtgccaaaaacgtgaaaatcgtgttaaacttatcaaaaacgtgttgacgtgttagatatgttaaaaatgtgttaaacgtgccaaaaacgcgttaaacgtattaaacatgtcaaaaacgcattaaacgtattaaacatgtcaaaaacgtattcaacgtgacaaaaacgtgaaaaacgtgttattagtgtgaaaatgtgtaaaacatgtcaaaaacgtgttaaatgtgtcaaaaatgtgaaaacgtgtcaaaaatgtgaaaacgtgtcaaaaatgtgaaaacgtgtgaaaaacgtgttaaacgtgtgaaaaacatgttataagtgaaacgtaTTAGATGTTAGAtgtgtgcaaaacgtgttaaacgtatgaaaaatatgttaaacatgtcaaaaacgtgttcgacttaaagttggaagatgattaatttatattggattaataatagagaattaaactaaatttacataatttgggtaaccttaacccaacccaacccatattaaccaactcaaattaatattttggttttgggttgagtttgggtaaacccatattatgctgaCTCCTAGCTTCAATCATTCACTTTTTAACACCATAGCAATTTAACACCAtagcaaaataaatgtcatggTGATCCACTTAATACTAATCTCCCTGAAAAAGGAGAATGTTTGGAACTTGGCTTTGGAAAAAAACATGTATCTAATCTTTCTGCATCACTAAAGGGGTTTTGAGCATAGGACAAAAAcaccataaaaaataaaataaacatatacaagcaaaaacaaatattatgatGCCTCCACATGCAGACTTCTCATTAAACAATCCATTAATTAGACAATGATATACAAGTCTTCCACAAACAGGATTTTACAATCTTAGTAATAAATCCAATACAGGAAAGGAAATTGTGAAATTCGTTTCTGACAGGATAACAATTAACAAGCTGCTGAAGGTACCATGTCAAATGGATTTCCCAATGCCGCTACATTACCCGGACGCGACAATACAATCTGTATCaatcaaataagaaattttTATGCCACTAACTTAACCTGCAAAATCTGATTGACAAGAGTCACAAGACTGCGTGAAAAAAGAAAGGCATGCTACCTGATAATTCCCGAGGGTGCATGTTTTGAAGCCGGCTGCACAGTAGTCGAAGTAATACTCCCATGTTCGTATGAACTTGTCATCGAATCCCAACCGAATTATGTCACTGGAAATATGTTAagagaatttaatattttttttcagataacaatcatgatttttattttcttcatacCTTTGATGCTCCAGGAAGTTTTTTTTCCAATATCTAAGTGTTTGGTAGAAATGGATGCCTATATTCTCACACTGCTCAATACTGAATAATCGAAAGACATTATCAAATATTTGGTAAGAGAGACGAAAAAAGGTCGATGATTGTCAACATATTATGAAGGAAAATGTTACCACATCCTGGATGAAGTCACCATTGCTGATATTACTCTACCTAGAGAAGGAACACAACAGCCAGGGAAAATGTATTCCTTTATAAAATCCGAACTGTGCCTGTAACCGTCATACCTTTCATCTGAAATTGACGTGAACTaaggaaaaaaacaaaatgttgtAAAAGTTGGCTATTTGAAACAAACATTATAACATCTTTGAATTTGGAATAAATTTTTTGGAACATATTTACCTGTAGGACAAGGAGCCCATCTTCTGCCAATAATGATTCACAACTGTCAAAAAACTCATCCATATATTCATGGCCAACAGCTTCAATCATTTCACTGTTGGCACCATAGCAAAATAACTGTCATGGTGATCCACTTAATTCATAGCtctataacatatttataaagatGAAATGACTTGCCAAGAAATTATTCTGTCAAATTTGTTGGTACTGGCCATCTGACGATAATCACAAAGTAGGAATCTTATTCGATCCTGAAAAGACAACAAACTCActtaaatgtaaatattattaagaaacaaatttcatttcaaggataaaatcataaaatgtGATTGCCTGAAGACCAGCTTCCTTCACTTTCATTTCTGCATAAGTTAGTTGTTCCACAGACAATGTGATGCCTGTATATTTACAACCAGTTTGCTTCACAACTTCAATGGCTAGACTTCCCCAACCGCTCCCAATTTCAAGGATTTCATGTGTCTTGTTAATTTTTGCctaatttttcaaaagaaaatgttttaatgattttgtttaatcaattaaacaatGAAATCCAAAGCTGAAGAAATTGTTGAGGTAAGTAGCTCTTACTTTTTTAATCAAAAGAGAAATTTTTCTTAATTGTGCAGTTTTCAAGTCTTCATCTGCTGCCTGCCAGCAGATAATACATTGGAAGGATTTAGAAAATGTATGAATAAGATGAAAAGAAGATAAACTTTGACCTTAAAGATTGCACAGGAGTATGTCATTGTTTCGTCCAAGAACAAAGCAAAGAGTTGGTTactctataaaaataataataaatcaaatgtaaGAATATGTATGGTTAGAAAGATAAGCTCATCAAATTCTAATCATAACCATTTGTACCAGGTCATAATGTCGAGATATATTCCTGCGAGCCTGTGTAAGAGTATTTCGTCTAGAAACATGCTCAAGGAAATACTTTGCCGATGAAATGCTAGCCGTGAAAAACAATGGCGTCCACCAACCCCTAAAGACAAAGAtgatttttctaattttatcaATCATGATTAACTAACTTATTGAACAAAAAATTACCTTCTTTTGGTTCTTTTGGTAGAGCTTGAAGTAGATGTTTTTAAATCTCTGATTGCAATGAAAATCTGCAGATATGGAAAGCATTTGACTACTCCATGAAGAAAAGGAAACATCAAACCAACCTCAAATTCACTACCTTAAATTCACTGTCTTACCATAAATAGGTTTTgaagaccttcatctttatcaacTAATGAAAAATCCCCATTAATGTATGCATCTGCCAAGCCTAAATCAGCTTGTGTAGCAACCTACCAGAGAAAAACATCCATAAGAGATGGTatctttgcttcttcttcttttttattcaaCGCATAATCCTAATtttctttcaagatggaaactTGCCACAGCATGTTACCTTCCAATAGAATTGAGGACTATGTATTCTCAGTGTAACTTTAAGTGGGCATTTCTTCTTGCTTCCTTCAAAGGTGAACATTGTACCTCCTTCCTCCAGCAAACTACCATGCGAAGAAAAGACATAAGAATTGACAAACAACAAAAATCTACTTTGCGACTAACTCTAACCATAGAGTGAAAATGAACATCCGCTGAAAGTATTAAATTTTCCATAAGAGCCTTATTGATAATTGAACAAAAATGATTCCTAAAGTGGCCCctttggaaacactttctgttTCTGGATCTAAATGATGATCCAGATAAGAAACCGTTAATAGATTTGTTACTTGTTAGTTTGTGTCTTACTAAATTTTGTTTCCAAACGAGATATCTGATAGAAAAAATTgacaaattacaaaaatatggAAAAATCATCCGTTTGTAGGACTGCAAACATGTCATTGAACTTACATTAAGCAACCAGTAGATACATGATGTCGAAGGAACCTAGTAACAAAAAGGCGTGCTCCTGTTTCTAGAAAAGATGGTACCATATGTTTTGGATTCTCTAGAACAGCATATTTTTTGTTGAGCATACTATGTGCAGCAATTAGGCCAGCCTGTAAAatgttctttttaattaatggtcAAAATATTCAAGAACCTAAACAAGAAATTATCTTGTGCACTTAGATAAGCAAGGATTACGGAATGGATGATACCTTTAGTCCATCCTCGTAGGATCCATTACCTGAAATAAAATCAAGTAAATAATCCATCTAACTGAGTCCTGATTTTGTGAAGCAGTTATTTATgagaattatttttcttaatgagTTTCTGAGGAATTGAAAATTCTAACCCTGGTATGCTCCGCAAAACCATATTCCCCTCTTTCCTTGAATATGGTAAAGCTCGCGGGATGCTTTTGAGGCTGCAACTGATGGAACAGGATGCCCAGTAGTCCATTTGAGCAACACAGGTTGTGGAGTGTAAAAAGGGTTGACAGTTACTAGATAAGGCAGACCTTTCTCTTCAATAATCTACATCGTTAAAAGTGTTATGTAAGCCATATAAGAATAGAatcactatatatttttttacaaacctGCAGCACATTGAGCCAGTAAGTCACACAAAATCTTCCGTCAATAGTTCCAAGAAAATTCCAAGCACTCCATGCTGATGGGTTTCGAGGCATCAAGATCTCGTCACGATGAAGGAAAAACTCACTGCCATGAAGAGTCCGTTAGAGATACTAAAACGGATGAAACTTATTCACAAATTCCAACTTTCAGCAACAAAATGTAAAACTATAGCACCTGTAGACATATTGAAAAGCACCAAGTATTCTCCTTTCGTCATATGTTGCCTGTTCACCTAACATCTTAAGAGCATCGGGAGCATGGGCAGCAACAATGCATCCAGAATACAATTCTTGTGAGCCATCTTCACAAGTTATAATGCAACCTGCCCAAATTCCCCTTTTCATTTTGAGAATCTATGCATAAACTCATCCCATTTATGAATCCATAAGACTTGTGTGTAAACATGAAAATCAAATGATGAACTGATTGCTCACCGTCATCAGTTGTTGAAATGGACTGGATTTCACATTGGCTTCTTATTTGACAACCCAGACGTTGTAGTTCTTCTTTCACCTTTGATTCATTTTGCATTTTCAGTCAGAAATGTTTGCAATAAACATATTATCGGTGAGAACCAAGTATGATGATGAAACTACCTTTGTTACATAATTTTGGGAATGCTGATTGACTGTAAGCCGCTGAGTACAGCCAAAGAGCTGGCGGAAAATAAACACAAATGCAGGATAACTTAAAAAACGCAAAATCATCGTAGCAAGAAAAAGTAAGAAAGTATACCTGTAGCAAGTGATCATGGTTACGGAAGTAGGAAAGAACAGAATATGCGGTTAGATGTTTTACTTCGTCTGAGGGGCAAGACCAGATTGATGCACATATTGGAATCTAGGGTACAGAAATGATGATCCATATAATTAACGATTCCAGCAGCAAATAAGGAATTAAAGTGTGGCTTACAAGATATGATTTCTGAAACAAATCAGAGTAACCGCGCGATTCAATGAAATTCCCCAATGTTTCATGAATACGAAGATCAATCTCTTCATTTTGCTCATGCTCTTCTTCCAGGTACCTGATGCAATGTTTAAACGAATCATCTTTGATCTTCTCCCGCTTGAATTATTAAGTAAAGTTTACTGTTTCTAATTCTCTTTAGCGACGGAAAATTATCAATAATGACGGTATTTCTCGTTATTATTGACATTTATGTACAAAATATTTTAGGCAAACCGGGGCTAGAACCCGGGTAAGAAGGAAAGAAGGTCCGACATCTATCCAGACCCGCAACCCATCTATTTCGTCTTACCTCTTCCAGAACCCTTGGTTGCTAGAGAGTAAGCCAGAACCCTGCCTTATTTATCCTAATAACTTCGTTACCAAAAAGGAAGCTATGAGCCTTTTGAAATCCGGAAATGCGCTGGTTGGAAGAGAAGGTACAGAAAGTTGAATGCAGAAAGTTTGGAAAAACATCTCTTAAAGTATTTAACCATAAAATAGATTATGCTCATGCTCTAGTATATACTCGCTACGGAATCTCTTTTACATACATTCGCCAGTCttcttaaaagattttttaaaaataattcatttaataaaaaatcgtttaagaaAAACAATGGTTAATATTTCGTtacattacaaattttaaaaattttaatggaATCACATTTAAACATATGCATGTAATTCATTATATACAAAAACAAACTATGTtttcatgttatatttttattaagaaaaacatttatttgattaaacaaattaaagggtaaaaatattttatttaaagttagaaaatattttaattgatgaatgAATAGTTGAAatgatattgatttatttaaaaattatttaaataatctttatcttaaaaaaaatgaaatatactTCCTAAAAATTCacacacaaataaaaaaagaaatttttcagaaaataatatttattaattcaaatagtGTAAgctataaaaatattaaatctcTTTTTCTGGTTGGTAAATTATTAGTTTCAGTTAACATATTGCATGacttctttttaaaataaataaacaatttaaatagtaatttaagctataaaaaaataaatatgataaaaggGGCCAAACTTAATAATTAAGAGTAAATGTAAAACAATCAAATATATTCTAATTTGGCCAACATATCATTCTATTAACATTCCTTAATTTGTTCGTTTCAGtttcaggttatttaaataatcgggagggagaaaataatgattatgtgtgatgattttgagaaaatataatgtttttggtaaaaagacatAAAgagtattcatatatataaataaaataaataataataatttaaaatagaaagtattttagtattttggttaatgaattgattgatttaatgaatgagagagaaaatgatgtgataattgattttgttgagttatttaaaaaacctgAATAAGAATTCGgccttaaaaaaaatttcaaacaaataaaataaaaataaaaacaatatttgtaGATTCATAACAGAACCGTGATAAAAACAATGAAGTTAAGAACGAAGTAAGATTGCATATCAAGCCACTTGTGTAAAGAAAATCATGtctaaaaatagtaataataaactaaaatggTAATGGTCATATTTGGGCCCACAATGTTCATGTATGGAAAAAAATGGTAATGCTCGGAACAAAATAGccattcttttaattttttttacacattattttatttttatttccctCCTATACATGTGGTTAGATCATGGTTTtactttcttttatattttggttattcaaatattttttttcataataattgatatattatatatatataaaataagatttttgatCTTTGTAGAATTAAATTACCttagtaaattataattatattattttaccaatataaaattaaacaatattaagAACTCAAAGATTTTGagatctaaaattaatttattctcaaatttatataaataaacgcTTATAACATAGAActctgaaataaataaataaaagtattttaaaaaaatagaaaaagttgaataattagaataataaattaatatttaaaattgatggtCATCTTTAAACCATCCTAATAAGTTAGATTAACAATTCTAAGTAAAAAATCACGTAACAAACATGCCCagtcattaataaatttttcatcttctatatttttaactatttcaCTTAACTaaccttttatttatatatatatatatatatatatatatatatatatatatatatatatttcttaaatggTAATgcaataaaattatgaaataaataatagtttaatcaccgtaatataacattataaagagaaaatcataatatatatatttattttttattttcataagtATAAAAAATGATGAGTCTTCATAAGTGCTTAGCCACGTACAATAATACATTAacctaatctatatatatatatatataatgatgcttaatttttaaagtgtccggattgccgggtcgagagctgtggttaatttggatatatgtgagagtaaatggatatttgggtcggattatgggttgatccgtccataaacttaaaacagttaaaaataaaataaaaaaagctataggtatggttcgaacttgcaacctaacaaaataaatacaaccttttaaccaactaggctaatatcactttatattttaaactccacctaaaatttgataaacgtgtgacattttaacaatataagttcaactttttaactaattaatctatatatatatatataatgattaatgatgcttaatttttaaagtgtccggattaccgggtcgagagctgtggttaatttggagatatgtgagagtaaatgaatacttgggtcggattgtgggttgacccgtacataaacttaaaacggttaaaaataaaattaaaactactataggtatggttcgaacttgtaacctaacaaaataagtacaaccttttaaccaactaggttaataacactttatattttaaattcaacctaaaatttgataaacgtgtgacattttaacaatataagttcaactttttaaccaactaatctatatatatatatatatatatatataatgatgcttaatttttaaagtgtccggattgccgggtcgaaagctgtggttaatttggatatatgtgagagtaaatggatacttgggtcggattgtgggttgacccgcccataaacttaaaacggttaaaaataaaattaataatgctaTAGGTATaattcgaacttgtaacctaacaaaataagtacaaccttttaaccaactgggctaataacactttatattttaaattcaacctaaaatttaataagcgtgtgacattttaacaataggGGAGCTGCTTTTCCCACCCCCTCCCATATTCCCACCCCCCTCCCTCACTCCTCAATCAACTctaaaatgacttatttaaccctgccacctttatatatttacatttcttattttatttattttagggcGGCAGTGAAGGcgacttattattaaaaatattatgtttgactaattattaatatataatattattaagacttattattaaaaatattatgtttgaataattattaatatataatattattaaataaaatattatgattatattaattattaattattatttaatagataattttatttataaaaatattaataattattaatattatgtttgactaattattaatatataatattattaattaaaattagaaataattattaatatataatattattaattaaaattaaaaatattatgtttgactaattattaatatataatattattaattaaaatattataattagactaattattaattattatttgataaataatttttgtaagtattttaatatatatatatatataattaatataataaaatattaattatttatattttattaaattattatatatttcaatatttaatatattttaaataattataatataaaaataataatattttgtatttttaattaaataaataaagttaaaaaatattaaaaattaattaattatatttaataaaaacactcaataataaaataaaataaataaaataagaaatgtgtaaatatataaaggtggtagggataaataagtcattttaaaattaattaaggagtTAAGCGGGGGTGGGAATATGGGAGGGGGTGGGAAAAGCAATTTGCTTTAagaatataagttcaactttttaactaactaatctctatatatataatgatgcttaatttttaaagtgtccggattgccgggtcgagagatgtggttaatttggatatatgtgagagtaaatggatact
Proteins encoded:
- the LOC124912860 gene encoding uncharacterized protein LOC124912860 — protein: MKVAIIGANINGQVVAHVLAKGGAEVVLYDHEDYFGRQSKIYTINDIDLDLDLTWFNRVTHPNTANFFENIGVDMKTSYMSYSMSLDDGHQLEWGNQNNFSSLFAQKKNAIHPYFWKMLREIVKFNDDLLRYLEEEHEQNEEIDLRIHETLGNFIESRGYSDLFQKSYLIPICASIWSCPSDEVKHLTAYSVLSYFRNHDHLLQLFGCTQRLTVNQHSQNYVTKVKEELQRLGCQIRSQCEIQSISTTDDGCIITCEDGSQELYSGCIVAAHAPDALKMLGEQATYDERRILGAFQYVYSEFFLHRDEILMPRNPSAWSAWNFLGTIDGRFCVTYWLNVLQIIEEKGLPYLVTVNPFYTPQPVLLKWTTGHPVPSVAASKASRELYHIQGKRGIWFCGAYQGNGSYEDGLKAGLIAAHSMLNKKYAVLENPKHMVPSFLETGARLFVTRFLRHHVSTGCLILLEEGGTMFTFEGSKKKCPLKVTLRIHSPQFYWKVATQADLGLADAYINGDFSLVDKDEGLQNLFMIFIAIRDLKTSTSSSTKRTKRRGWWTPLFFTASISSAKYFLEHVSRRNTLTQARRNISRHYDLSNQLFALFLDETMTYSCAIFKAADEDLKTAQLRKISLLIKKAKINKTHEILEIGSGWGSLAIEVVKQTGCKYTGITLSVEQLTYAEMKVKEAGLQDRIRFLLCDYRQMASTNKFDRIISCEMIEAVGHEYMDEFFDSCESLLAEDGLLVLQFTSISDERYDGYRHSSDFIKEYIFPGCCVPSLGRVISAMVTSSRMCIEQCENIGIHFYQTLRYWKKNFLEHQSDIIRLGFDDKFIRTWEYYFDYCAAGFKTCTLGNYQVACLSFFTQSCDSCQSDFAG